A DNA window from Campylobacter lari contains the following coding sequences:
- a CDS encoding peptidase U32 family protein, which yields MIIPEIVAPAGNFTKLKIALAYGADAVYAGVSNFSLRARTARDFNYETFKEAIDYTHAKGKKIYVTINGFHFSSQIEGLKRHILKLKEMKPDAFIVASVGAMCLVKELAPEINLHVSTQANILNYLDAQVYKDMGAKRVVIARELGLKDAKDLKNNCDIELESFVHGSMCFAYSGRCLISSVQSGRMSNRGSCANDCRFNYELYAKNPETNTLFRLEEDENGTHVFNSKDLNLSSYIQKIMQEDCIHAFKIEGRTKSEYYVALTTRTYKMAVQDVLQNTFDAAKYEKEIYTLKHRGFTDGYLVSRAYEKTDSINHNTSIEEGTHQVHAISEDGEFFKCKGKIELNKEYEILAPVDSNIELGENKLGLVYENEGKKFIVFKQLLAKNNKEFSEIHSGNENEIALPFKLPEFSFLRRSVE from the coding sequence ATGATTATTCCTGAAATAGTAGCTCCTGCAGGTAATTTTACAAAATTAAAAATAGCTTTAGCTTATGGAGCTGATGCTGTTTATGCAGGTGTGAGTAATTTTTCATTAAGAGCAAGAACTGCTAGAGATTTTAATTATGAAACTTTTAAAGAAGCTATTGATTATACGCATGCAAAAGGAAAAAAAATTTATGTAACGATTAATGGATTTCATTTTAGCTCACAAATTGAAGGTTTGAAAAGGCATATTTTAAAATTAAAAGAAATGAAACCCGATGCTTTTATAGTAGCTTCTGTAGGTGCTATGTGTTTGGTTAAAGAGCTTGCACCTGAAATCAATCTTCATGTATCAACCCAAGCTAATATTTTAAATTACTTAGACGCTCAAGTTTATAAAGATATGGGAGCTAAGCGTGTTGTTATAGCAAGGGAACTTGGTTTAAAAGATGCAAAAGATTTGAAAAATAATTGTGACATAGAACTTGAAAGTTTTGTCCATGGTTCTATGTGTTTTGCGTATTCTGGCAGATGTTTGATAAGCTCAGTGCAAAGTGGACGCATGAGTAATCGTGGATCATGTGCAAATGATTGTAGATTTAACTATGAACTTTATGCAAAGAACCCAGAAACTAATACACTTTTTAGACTTGAAGAAGATGAGAATGGCACGCATGTGTTTAATTCTAAAGATTTAAATTTAAGCTCGTATATTCAAAAAATTATGCAAGAAGATTGCATTCATGCTTTTAAAATAGAAGGAAGAACGAAAAGTGAGTATTATGTAGCTTTGACTACAAGAACTTATAAAATGGCAGTGCAAGATGTATTGCAAAATACTTTTGATGCGGCTAAGTATGAAAAAGAAATTTATACTTTAAAACACAGAGGTTTTACAGATGGATATTTAGTTTCAAGAGCTTATGAAAAAACCGATTCAATAAATCATAATACAAGTATAGAAGAAGGAACCCATCAAGTGCATGCTATTAGCGAAGATGGTGAATTTTTTAAATGTAAGGGTAAGATAGAATTAAACAAAGAATATGAAATTCTAGCTCCGGTTGATTCTAATATAGAATTAGGGGAAAATAAACTAGGTTTAGTATATGAAAATGAAGGAAAAAAATTCATAGTGTTTAAACAATTATTAGCAAAAAACAATAAAGAATTTAGTGAAATTCATAGTGGTAATGAAAATGAAATTGCTTTGCCATTTAAACTTCCAGAATTTAGCTTTTTAAGAAGGAGTGTTGAATGA
- the glyQ gene encoding glycine--tRNA ligase subunit alpha, whose amino-acid sequence MTFSQMILNLQEFWQKQGCAIMQPYDFPAGAGTFHPATFLRSLGKKPWAAAYVAPSRRPTDGRYGENPNRLGAYYQFQVLIKPSPDNIQELYLKSLENLGFDLKSHDIRFVEDNWESPSLGAWGLGWEVWLDGMEVTQFTYFQQVGGISVDLVSAEITYGLERLAMYLQDVDNVYDIVWNEFNGEKITYKDVHKQGEFEFSKYNFEVSDVKTLNIQFENAYNECKNALDAKLALPAYDYCMLAAHTFNLLDARGAISVTQRQDFMLKIRELSKSCALVYKESLDEN is encoded by the coding sequence ATGACTTTTTCTCAAATGATTTTAAATTTACAAGAATTTTGGCAAAAGCAAGGTTGTGCTATTATGCAACCTTATGATTTTCCAGCAGGTGCAGGGACATTTCACCCGGCAACTTTTTTAAGAAGTTTAGGTAAAAAACCTTGGGCGGCTGCTTATGTAGCACCAAGTAGAAGACCAACTGATGGAAGATATGGTGAAAATCCTAATAGGTTGGGTGCTTATTATCAATTTCAAGTTTTAATTAAACCAAGCCCTGATAATATCCAAGAATTATATTTAAAAAGTTTAGAAAATTTAGGCTTTGATTTAAAATCACATGATATTCGTTTTGTTGAAGATAATTGGGAAAGTCCAAGTTTAGGTGCTTGGGGTTTGGGTTGGGAAGTTTGGCTTGATGGTATGGAAGTTACACAATTTACTTATTTTCAACAAGTTGGTGGTATAAGCGTAGATTTAGTTAGTGCTGAAATTACTTATGGCTTGGAAAGACTTGCAATGTATTTACAAGATGTAGATAATGTATATGACATAGTTTGGAATGAATTTAACGGCGAAAAAATTACCTATAAAGATGTTCATAAGCAAGGTGAGTTTGAATTTAGTAAATATAATTTTGAAGTAAGTGATGTAAAAACTTTAAATATACAATTTGAAAATGCTTACAATGAGTGTAAAAATGCATTAGATGCAAAACTTGCTTTACCAGCATATGATTATTGTATGTTAGCAGCACATACTTTTAACTTGCTTGATGCAAGAGGAGCTATTTCAGTAACTCAAAGACAAGATTTTATGCTTAAAATTAGAGAATTATCTAAAAGTTGTGCTTTAGTATATAAAGAAAGTTTAGATGAAAATTAA
- a CDS encoding Nif3-like dinuclear metal center hexameric protein yields the protein MKIKEIYDYLDTISPFNTQSSWDNSGLLLGNFDQDVNKIYLALDVDMHLIENASENSLFIVHHPLIFKGLKNLSGVLYPQNLLTKMIQKNIALIAMHTNFDLSHLNTYFTSEILGFKIKEQNEFLIYCDVDFQLDTLVDHVKKCLKLNHIRVVNAHQEKIKTLAICTGSGGDLISSVKADCFLSGDFKYHQALESYHNKLNLIDIGHYESESYFGEILAKDLQKFHLEVIISVSKNPFQYF from the coding sequence ATGAAAATTAAAGAAATTTATGATTATTTAGATACTATTAGTCCATTTAATACGCAAAGTTCATGGGACAATAGTGGTTTATTGCTTGGAAATTTCGATCAAGATGTAAATAAGATTTATCTTGCGCTTGATGTAGATATGCATTTAATTGAAAATGCAAGCGAAAATTCACTTTTTATAGTCCATCATCCTTTAATTTTTAAAGGTTTGAAGAATTTAAGTGGAGTGCTTTATCCGCAAAATCTTCTTACAAAAATGATACAAAAAAATATAGCCTTGATTGCTATGCATACAAATTTTGATTTAAGTCATTTAAATACTTATTTTACTAGCGAAATTTTGGGTTTTAAGATCAAAGAACAAAATGAATTTTTGATCTATTGTGATGTAGATTTTCAATTAGATACATTAGTTGATCATGTTAAAAAGTGTTTAAAGCTTAATCATATTAGGGTTGTTAATGCTCATCAAGAAAAAATAAAAACTTTAGCAATATGTACAGGCAGTGGTGGAGATTTGATTTCTAGTGTAAAAGCAGATTGTTTTTTAAGTGGAGATTTTAAGTATCATCAGGCCTTAGAAAGTTATCATAATAAACTCAATTTGATTGATATAGGTCACTATGAAAGTGAGTCATACTTTGGTGAAATTTTAGCAAAAGATTTGCAAAAATTTCATTTAGAAGTTATAATATCAGTTTCAAAAAATCCATTTCAATATTTTTAA
- a CDS encoding DUF3972 domain-containing protein — MQTYLELKEFCQLVHLSEDVVKGMMANGALNFKEEEGKIYIEANQGTFSVVPSSSKQPAMLNSMTLAGESFVEKTIGTILNLHEKVLDAKDETLEALKGENKFLKDALYSMQELYDEDRKTIENLNEQLKYARNEVEFLKRKYKMMWNKTVELYANSPEKSEELKEEK, encoded by the coding sequence ATGCAAACTTACTTGGAATTAAAAGAATTTTGTCAGTTAGTACATTTATCCGAAGATGTTGTAAAAGGAATGATGGCAAATGGTGCTTTAAATTTCAAAGAAGAAGAAGGTAAAATTTATATAGAAGCTAATCAAGGTACTTTTAGCGTAGTTCCTTCAAGTTCAAAGCAACCTGCTATGTTAAATTCTATGACCTTGGCAGGAGAAAGTTTTGTAGAAAAAACTATAGGGACTATTTTAAATTTACATGAAAAAGTTCTTGATGCTAAGGATGAAACCTTAGAAGCTTTAAAGGGTGAAAATAAATTTTTAAAAGATGCTCTTTATTCTATGCAAGAGCTTTATGATGAGGATAGAAAAACTATAGAAAATCTTAACGAGCAACTTAAATATGCGCGTAATGAAGTTGAATTTCTAAAAAGAAAATATAAAATGATGTGGAATAAAACAGTGGAATTATATGCAAATTCGCCTGAGAAGTCTGAAGAATTAAAGGAAGAAAAATGA
- a CDS encoding chemotaxis protein: protein MTQEELDALMNGTEDLDLDSVEEAEEKPDTDYEDEEKNKQIVNDMINGDYKARADMAWPPPPPSKEHKVVHQLDDVTRDSEIKATEMMEKLEAINDFFANSESDLCVISDALNKNIEIFEKLNAKFPNVVSFKEAIEINNNAKNIIDEITGCLQTGQDEVMMAMDAMQYQDIHRQKIERVINVMRALSRYMSSLFEGKIDDEKRVGSAVHIEGDTTADVVSNDDIEALIASLGKK from the coding sequence ATGACTCAAGAAGAATTAGATGCTTTAATGAATGGCACTGAAGACTTAGATCTTGATTCTGTAGAAGAAGCAGAAGAAAAACCAGATACAGATTATGAAGATGAGGAAAAAAATAAGCAAATTGTTAATGATATGATTAATGGTGATTATAAAGCAAGAGCGGATATGGCTTGGCCACCACCACCACCTAGTAAAGAACATAAAGTTGTACATCAACTTGATGATGTTACAAGAGATAGTGAAATAAAAGCCACAGAGATGATGGAAAAATTAGAAGCTATTAACGATTTTTTTGCAAATTCTGAGAGTGATCTTTGTGTAATCAGTGATGCTTTAAATAAAAATATAGAAATTTTTGAAAAATTAAATGCAAAATTTCCTAATGTGGTAAGCTTTAAAGAAGCTATTGAAATAAATAACAATGCTAAAAATATCATAGATGAGATTACAGGTTGTTTGCAAACTGGACAAGATGAAGTTATGATGGCAATGGATGCTATGCAATATCAAGATATTCATCGTCAAAAAATTGAGCGTGTTATTAATGTTATGAGAGCTTTAAGTAGATATATGAGTAGTTTGTTTGAAGGTAAAATTGATGATGAAAAACGCGTGGGATCTGCTGTGCATATCGAAGGAGATACAACTGCAGATGTTGTAAGTAATGATGATATTGAGGCATTAATCGCAAGTTTAGGAAAAAAATGA
- a CDS encoding CCA tRNA nucleotidyltransferase produces the protein MQRLKIDLKNDQDFLRIKNILKPYTQRVYLVGGCVRNSFLDLSSDDYDIEIYDIEPKLFDELMQKLGANGVGKSFFVYKYKKFDLALARYENKISTGHRGFEVKVCNNEQEGARRRDFTINALMVNIFDFEFLDFFNGLQDLQEKTIRHIDDKSFIEDSLRVFRGISFACRFDLTIAKESLKLMQTMDISDLSKERINNELYKIFKTSRLNKAYEYFKILNLEEKIFFYQSCNKEFERLLEYSQKLICDEALFLYLYLNFFHINKEEFFKKTKLKKELLKKCEQEFILGKIDDFNLAKIALKIPLCKWLGLWNNERITQAKKINLYYHAFESKISANDLLKEGFSGKELGIELEKRKLQELKNYIKE, from the coding sequence TTGCAAAGATTGAAGATAGACTTAAAAAATGACCAAGATTTTTTAAGAATTAAAAATATACTTAAGCCTTACACACAAAGGGTTTATTTAGTAGGTGGTTGTGTAAGGAATTCTTTTTTAGATTTATCTAGCGATGATTATGATATAGAAATTTATGATATTGAGCCTAAGCTTTTTGATGAGCTTATGCAAAAACTTGGCGCAAATGGAGTAGGAAAAAGTTTTTTTGTATATAAATACAAAAAATTTGATTTAGCTCTAGCGCGTTATGAAAATAAAATTTCTACAGGCCATAGAGGTTTTGAAGTTAAAGTTTGTAATAATGAGCAAGAAGGAGCAAGAAGAAGAGATTTTACCATTAATGCATTGATGGTAAATATTTTTGATTTTGAATTTTTAGATTTTTTTAATGGTTTGCAAGATTTACAAGAAAAAACTATAAGACATATTGATGATAAAAGTTTTATTGAAGATAGTTTAAGAGTGTTTCGTGGAATTTCTTTTGCGTGTAGGTTTGATTTAACAATTGCAAAAGAAAGTTTAAAATTAATGCAAACTATGGATATAAGTGATTTATCTAAAGAGCGTATTAATAATGAACTTTATAAAATTTTTAAAACTTCAAGACTGAATAAAGCTTATGAGTATTTTAAAATTTTAAATTTAGAAGAAAAAATCTTTTTTTATCAAAGCTGTAATAAAGAATTTGAGAGACTTTTAGAGTATAGCCAAAAGTTAATTTGTGATGAGGCTTTGTTTTTGTATTTGTATTTGAATTTTTTTCATATAAATAAAGAGGAATTTTTTAAAAAAACAAAATTAAAAAAAGAGCTTTTAAAAAAATGCGAACAAGAATTTATTTTAGGTAAAATTGATGATTTTAATTTAGCTAAAATTGCTTTAAAAATACCACTTTGCAAATGGCTTGGACTTTGGAATAATGAGCGTATAACACAAGCAAAAAAAATAAATTTATACTATCATGCTTTTGAAAGTAAAATTAGCGCCAATGACTTACTAAAGGAAGGATTTAGCGGGAAAGAACTTGGAATTGAACTTGAAAAAAGAAAATTACAAGAATTAAAAAACTATATAAAGGAGTAA
- the waaA gene encoding lipid IV(A) 3-deoxy-D-manno-octulosonic acid transferase, giving the protein MIFFYYIFAVIIYVIAVPFLLILSFCKEKYKASLKSRFFLYKNLKQEQGDIYFHACSFGEIKSIVPLIKLFPTCKISTITQTGFNEALRHSKKVNFLPFEIFIPFWMKPCKVLIIFEAELWLMLVLMAKFYNAKVILLNARISDRSLKNYKRFSFFYRLIFKYIDVVFAQSQKDKERLECLGAKNVAAYKNIKAYIKQEQVKNYSKPKARVIIFASTHENEELLLLNEIKLEENDRLIIAPRHPERFGEVEGILKDFCQKNHYNMQKFSDFTLSENDFANFFKTKCLLLDTLGELESFYKISDVVFLCGSFVKNIGGHNPIEAARWNNVIISGKYYFNQESLYQEVDDLYICESVKDINDFLKQKLSQAQVKEQNDLNEIILSIKEGLDARKSL; this is encoded by the coding sequence TTGATTTTTTTTTATTACATTTTTGCTGTGATTATATATGTAATCGCAGTTCCTTTTTTGTTGATTTTAAGTTTTTGTAAAGAAAAATATAAAGCGTCTTTAAAATCTAGATTTTTTCTTTACAAAAACTTAAAACAAGAACAAGGAGATATATATTTTCATGCTTGCTCCTTTGGGGAGATTAAAAGCATTGTTCCCTTAATAAAACTTTTTCCAACTTGTAAAATTTCAACTATCACGCAAACCGGATTTAATGAAGCTTTAAGACATTCTAAAAAAGTAAATTTTTTACCATTTGAAATTTTTATACCATTTTGGATGAAACCTTGCAAAGTTTTGATTATTTTTGAAGCAGAGCTTTGGCTTATGCTTGTATTGATGGCTAAATTTTATAATGCAAAAGTTATTTTATTAAATGCTAGGATTAGTGATAGATCTTTAAAAAACTACAAGCGTTTTAGCTTTTTTTATCGTTTGATTTTTAAATATATTGATGTTGTGTTTGCGCAAAGTCAAAAAGACAAAGAAAGGTTAGAGTGTTTGGGTGCTAAAAATGTTGCAGCATATAAAAATATCAAAGCATATATAAAACAAGAACAAGTGAAAAATTATTCAAAACCTAAGGCTAGGGTTATTATATTTGCTAGTACGCATGAAAATGAAGAACTATTATTGCTTAATGAGATTAAACTAGAAGAAAATGATAGATTAATTATCGCTCCAAGACATCCGGAGCGTTTTGGCGAGGTTGAGGGGATTTTAAAAGATTTTTGCCAAAAAAATCATTATAATATGCAAAAATTTTCAGACTTTACTTTAAGTGAAAATGATTTTGCAAATTTTTTTAAGACCAAGTGTTTATTACTAGATACTTTGGGTGAGCTAGAAAGTTTTTATAAGATTAGTGATGTAGTTTTTTTGTGTGGCTCTTTTGTAAAAAATATAGGTGGGCATAATCCTATAGAAGCGGCTAGATGGAATAATGTTATTATCTCGGGGAAATATTATTTTAATCAAGAAAGTTTATATCAAGAAGTTGATGATTTGTATATTTGTGAGAGTGTAAAAGATATAAATGATTTTTTAAAGCAAAAATTATCACAAGCGCAAGTCAAAGAGCAAAATGATTTAAATGAAATTATATTAAGTATAAAAGAAGGTTTAGATGCAAGAAAAAGCTTATAA
- the purU gene encoding formyltetrahydrofolate deformylase, with protein MNEYILKISCSDEKGLIYRISDVIFKYRINIIKNDEFVGENRFFFRAHLEGELDIKAFKGTLEAMLPDNAQIEITSKRKKDIIVLATKETHCLGELLIRQFSGEFNANIKAVIANYDVLKPLVDKFNIPFHTILAQDLSRQEHEKKLLECLKQYEFDYIVLAKYMRILSPSFVENFEGKIINIHHSFLPAFIGANPYKQAYERGVKIIGATAHFVNNNLDEGPIITQDVIPVTHEYSWQAMQQAGRNVEKNVFSKALDLVFDDRIFIYDNKTIVF; from the coding sequence ATGAATGAGTATATTTTAAAAATTTCATGCAGCGATGAAAAAGGATTGATTTATAGAATTTCAGATGTTATTTTTAAATATAGAATCAATATTATAAAAAATGATGAATTTGTTGGAGAAAATCGTTTTTTCTTTAGGGCGCATTTAGAAGGTGAGCTTGATATAAAAGCTTTTAAAGGAACGCTTGAAGCTATGCTTCCTGATAATGCACAAATTGAAATTACCTCAAAAAGAAAAAAAGATATTATTGTTTTAGCTACTAAAGAAACTCATTGTTTAGGTGAGTTACTTATCCGTCAATTTAGTGGAGAATTTAATGCAAATATTAAGGCAGTTATTGCAAATTATGATGTATTAAAACCTTTAGTGGATAAATTTAACATACCTTTTCATACTATTTTAGCACAGGATTTAAGCAGACAAGAGCATGAAAAAAAACTACTAGAGTGTTTAAAACAATATGAGTTTGATTATATTGTTTTAGCAAAATATATGAGAATATTATCTCCATCTTTTGTAGAGAATTTTGAGGGGAAGATTATTAATATCCACCATTCTTTTTTACCTGCATTTATAGGAGCTAATCCTTATAAGCAAGCTTATGAAAGAGGGGTAAAGATTATAGGTGCAACAGCACATTTTGTAAATAATAACTTAGATGAGGGGCCAATTATTACCCAAGATGTTATACCAGTTACTCATGAATATTCTTGGCAAGCTATGCAACAAGCAGGGCGTAATGTAGAAAAAAATGTTTTTTCTAAGGCCTTGGATTTAGTGTTTGATGATAGGATTTTTATATATGATAATAAAACAATAGTATTTTAA
- a CDS encoding zinc ribbon domain-containing protein, translated as MNKYLEQLIALSQIDKELDGFANKVEDATKDLKEKRNLLDKTEEEIAGFEKDIKDIENQKIQNNNHIAEFGVKIKEIAKKSAAVKTEKEANALKIEEDIAKEQLDAANEEIERLDKILENKEKFIQELQTKRTELENEVDQIDAQTKVVLVDIEKERLEIYDKKVKLVGEINQKVLTFYEKIRKWAGNSAVVPVKKHACYGCFMRIYDKTYLAVLKGDEIVTCPHCGRILYKEKEENQN; from the coding sequence ATGAATAAATATTTAGAACAACTTATAGCTTTATCGCAAATTGATAAAGAGTTAGATGGTTTTGCAAATAAAGTAGAAGATGCTACAAAGGATTTAAAAGAAAAGCGTAATTTGCTTGATAAAACTGAAGAAGAAATTGCAGGTTTTGAAAAAGATATTAAAGATATAGAAAATCAAAAAATACAAAACAATAACCATATTGCAGAATTTGGTGTGAAAATTAAAGAAATAGCCAAAAAAAGTGCTGCAGTGAAAACTGAAAAAGAAGCAAATGCTTTAAAAATCGAAGAAGATATAGCTAAAGAGCAACTTGATGCAGCAAATGAAGAGATAGAAAGATTAGATAAAATTTTAGAAAACAAAGAAAAATTTATACAAGAATTGCAAACTAAGAGAACTGAACTTGAAAATGAAGTGGATCAAATAGATGCTCAAACAAAAGTTGTATTAGTTGATATTGAAAAAGAAAGATTAGAGATTTATGATAAAAAAGTAAAGCTGGTTGGCGAAATAAATCAAAAAGTTTTAACTTTTTATGAGAAAATTAGAAAATGGGCGGGAAATAGTGCTGTAGTTCCTGTGAAAAAACATGCTTGTTATGGCTGTTTTATGAGAATTTATGATAAAACTTATTTAGCAGTTTTAAAAGGTGATGAAATCGTAACTTGTCCGCATTGTGGAAGAATTTTATATAAAGAAAAAGAAGAAAATCAAAATTGA
- the purE gene encoding 5-(carboxyamino)imidazole ribonucleotide mutase, translating to MKFVSILMGSKSDYDIVKEALGILEKFDVKYEVLITSAHRSPQRTQEYIKNAEEKGAKVFIAAAGMAAHLAGAVAAHTTKPVLGIPMPGSNLASMDSLFSTVQMPSGIPVATVAIGKAGAINAAYLAVQILAIEDESLAQKLLEDRQKQQEKLIQDSNTIEVFL from the coding sequence ATGAAATTTGTTTCCATATTGATGGGAAGTAAGAGTGATTATGATATAGTAAAAGAAGCTTTAGGAATTTTGGAAAAATTTGATGTAAAATATGAAGTCTTGATCACTTCAGCTCATAGAAGTCCTCAAAGAACCCAAGAATACATCAAAAATGCTGAAGAAAAAGGTGCAAAAGTATTTATTGCTGCAGCGGGTATGGCAGCTCATTTAGCAGGAGCTGTTGCAGCACATACAACAAAACCTGTTTTAGGTATACCTATGCCAGGAAGTAATTTAGCTAGCATGGATTCTTTATTTTCTACTGTGCAAATGCCAAGTGGAATTCCTGTAGCAACTGTGGCTATAGGTAAAGCAGGGGCTATTAATGCAGCTTATTTGGCAGTGCAAATTTTAGCAATAGAAGATGAGTCTTTAGCGCAAAAATTATTAGAAGATAGACAAAAACAACAAGAAAAATTAATCCAAGATTCTAATACAATTGAAGTTTTTCTTTAA
- the glnA gene encoding type I glutamate--ammonia ligase, with protein MGKFVNNIDEFFSYCQEHEVLFVDFRFTDMIGTWHHITYNIKAIDDKTFENGIPFDASSLHGWQPIEKSDMILKPDVESAFLDPFTADPTIIVICDVYDIYKDQMYEKCPRSIAKKAMQHLSTSNIADTAYFGPENEFFIFDNVKIVDSSHCAKYEVDTEEGEWNDNKDFTDSYNSGHRPRNKGGYFPVSPIDSSVDIRAEMVQVLERVGLKTFVHHHEVAQGQAEIGVEFGNLVEAADNVQIYKYVVKMVAHLNGKTATFMPKPLYGDNGSGMHVHMSLWKDGVNLFYDKEGYGKLSEYAINYIGGILANARSVAAFTNPSSNSYKRIVPGFEAPCILTYSCQNRSASCRVPYGINEKSARVEIRFPDSTSNPYLAFTSLLMAGLDGIKNKTIPVGPMDENLFALTLDEIREKGIEQLPHTLRGSLEALIRKNAFLKPVMSDVFIDDYQHMKFETQVWPVEARPTAYEFKTCYSC; from the coding sequence ATGGGTAAATTTGTAAATAACATTGATGAGTTTTTTAGTTATTGTCAAGAACATGAAGTTTTATTTGTTGATTTTAGATTTACTGATATGATAGGCACTTGGCATCACATCACTTATAATATAAAAGCAATTGATGATAAAACCTTTGAAAACGGAATTCCTTTTGACGCAAGCTCTTTGCATGGTTGGCAGCCTATAGAAAAATCAGATATGATTTTAAAACCTGATGTGGAAAGTGCGTTTTTAGATCCTTTTACAGCTGATCCTACTATCATAGTAATTTGCGATGTATATGATATTTACAAAGATCAAATGTATGAAAAATGTCCAAGAAGTATTGCTAAAAAAGCAATGCAACACTTAAGCACAAGCAATATCGCTGATACTGCTTATTTTGGTCCTGAAAATGAATTTTTTATTTTTGATAATGTAAAAATAGTTGATTCTTCTCACTGTGCAAAATATGAAGTAGATACCGAAGAAGGTGAATGGAATGATAATAAAGATTTTACAGATAGTTACAATAGTGGACATCGCCCAAGAAATAAAGGTGGATATTTTCCTGTAAGTCCTATTGATTCTAGTGTGGATATTAGAGCTGAAATGGTACAAGTTTTAGAAAGAGTTGGTTTAAAAACTTTCGTACATCATCATGAAGTAGCACAAGGACAAGCTGAAATTGGTGTAGAATTTGGAAATTTAGTTGAAGCTGCTGATAATGTACAAATTTATAAATATGTAGTTAAAATGGTAGCACATTTAAATGGAAAAACAGCGACCTTTATGCCAAAACCACTCTATGGAGATAATGGAAGTGGTATGCATGTGCATATGAGCCTTTGGAAAGATGGAGTAAATTTATTTTATGATAAAGAAGGATATGGAAAATTAAGTGAATATGCGATTAATTACATCGGTGGAATTTTAGCTAATGCAAGAAGTGTTGCTGCATTTACCAATCCTAGTTCAAATTCTTATAAAAGAATAGTTCCAGGTTTTGAAGCACCTTGCATACTAACTTATTCTTGCCAAAATCGCTCTGCAAGTTGTCGCGTGCCTTATGGTATTAATGAAAAAAGCGCAAGAGTTGAAATAAGATTTCCTGATAGCACTTCCAATCCTTACCTAGCTTTTACAAGCTTGCTTATGGCAGGACTTGATGGTATTAAAAATAAAACCATACCGGTAGGTCCTATGGATGAAAATTTATTTGCACTAACCCTAGATGAAATTAGAGAAAAAGGTATAGAGCAATTACCTCACACTTTAAGAGGATCTTTGGAAGCACTCATTAGAAAAAATGCCTTTTTAAAGCCTGTTATGAGTGATGTATTTATTGATGATTATCAACATATGAAATTTGAAACTCAAGTATGGCCTGTAGAAGCTAGACCAACTGCATATGAGTTTAAAACTTGCTATTCATGCTAA